TAAATCAAAGCCTTTGTAACCGAATCTGTTGGTAATGCCACCAGAAAACAATGGTTGCTCTGAGCCAACAATCATCCTGTCGTTAGCATCAAGCTTGCCATCACCGTTTAGATCGGCCACACGGATGGTACCAATAACCGACTGACCACCGGTAAGCGTCAGGCCATATTTTTTGGCCAACGCGGTATCTGCCGGTGTGTTTTGCCAAATACCCATCTTTTTATAATCATAAATAGCGCTGATGGGGCTGCCCACAAACAAGTTATTATTGATATCTACAGTTGTGCCATTGGCCAGGGCAGTTAACTTGCCACGGTTAAAGTTGATATTGAGGTTAGTGCTCCAGCTAAAACCCTGATTATTGCCCGGGGTGATGTTGTTTGAGTTGATATTAATCTCCAAACCAACGTTTTCAGACCGGCCTACGTTAGTGAGCACTGTATTAGGGATACCTGATGTTGGTGGTAATGATTCGGGCAGCAGCAGGTTACGGGTGTACTCATGATAAGCATCAATGCTACCGGTGATACGATCGCGCAGGATGCCGAAATCCACACCTACGTTAAGCGTGCGGGTATACTCCCAGTCGAGCCCGTTGTTGGGCACATTAGAAGGGTAAGCGCCGATGGTGTTTTTACCGCCGTAGTTATAAGTAACGGTTGATAAGCCGCCCTGAGTTTGGTATGGATCGATAGCGGCATTACCCACATCGCCAAAGCTGAAGCGAAGTTTCAGGTTTGAAAGAATGTTGTTATTCTTCATAAACTCTTCCTGCATCACGTTCCAGGCAAAAGCGGCGGACGGGAAGAAATGATAGTTACGGCCAGGTGTAAGTTTAGATGAACCATCTGAGCGGGCAGTCAGCGTTAACAGGTATTTATCTTTGTAACCGTAGTTTAATCTGCCCATATAGGAGATCAGATCATATTTGGCATAAGAACCTGTACCGGTAAGGTTTGAGCCTACCGCCGGATTGAAATACTGCACCCCGTCTGACAACAGGTTATTATAACTGAACGACGTAGACTGGTTCTGGTTCTCCTGCAAGCTATACAAACCGGTAAAGTTGATATGATGGTCGCGCGCAAAAGTGTGCTCGTAATTCAGGATATTTTCCAACGTGTAGTTATACAGGTAAGAGTTTTTGTTATTGGCAGTAGATTGCGAGCCCTGGTTGTTATAAGTGGCTGCCGCATAAAAGTTACCATAAGTTTCGGTACGCACCTCGGCGCCGCCGTTAAAACGATAGGTTAAACCTGGCGCTAATTTCGCCTCCAGGTAAGCAGAGTTGAACGAGCCCAAACGTTTACGCGTTTCTACCGATGCACCGGGAACGAAGTTGGCCAGCGGGTTCCACACCTGTTTGGCACTACCGTCTACATAGCCTACCAAGACGCCGGTTACATCGTCATAAGGCGTCGCCAGCGGACTGGCACGCAATGCCTGCCCCAGCGGATTAGCATTCTCACCGTTGATGTAAGACAGGTTATTTAACGAACTCAGACCTATTTTGATGTATTTACCCAGCTTTTGATCTACGCTAAGTTTTAATGAATAGCGGGCAAATGACTGACCGGGGTAAATACCGGTTTCATCATAATAACCGGCGGCAATATCATACTGCGTTTTATCTGTACCGCCAGATACGCCTAACTGATGATCAGTCTGAAAACCATTTTTATAGATCAGATCCTGCCAATTGGTGCTGCGGCCCATTTTTAATGACGCTTGCTCCTGCGCACCGAAAGCACCTTCGGTAATAATGCGTGGATCATCCGGACTGGTGTAGAGCGGCTTCGCTGCTGCTGCGTTATAGAATGCCCATTTTTTTAACTGGGTGTATTGCTCGGCATTCATAACATTGTATTGACGCAAAACTTTGGAAAAACCGGCATAACCGCTGTAGGTAACCACCGGATCGCCGGATTTGCCGCGTTTGGTGGTTACCAGTACCACCCCGTTGGCGCCCCTTGAACCGTAAATGGCAGTTGACGAAGCATCTTTCAATACCTCTACGGAGTTAATGTCATCAACGTTGATATCCTGAAGGCTACCGGTAAAAGGGATTCCGTCAACCACCACCAGCGGATCATTAGAAGCTTGCTTGGAACGGGTACCACGGATAGTTATAGATGGCACAGCTCCGGGGTGACTGTTACCCCCGCTTTTCTGGATGTCTACACCGGCAGCCTGCCCCTGCAGAGCCTGAACCAGGTTTGCGCTGGGCACATCCTTCAAAGCCTGTGATGAAACCGAAGCGATAGAACCGGTAATGTCAGATCTTTTCTGCGTACCGTAACCTACCACCACAATCTCATTCAGCGATTTTAGCTCTTGTGAAAGTGTGATCCTAATAGTGGTTTGCCCGTTTAGTTTGATGCTTTGCGGAGTATAACCTACAGAGGAGATGACCAACGTGGCGTTAGGGTCAACATCCGTTAGGGTGAAGTTGCCATTTATATCCGTCGCTGTTACTTTTTTGGTCCCGGCCACGGTAACAGTGGCGCCAGGTATTGGTCCGGCGGCATCGATTACTGTGCCTTTTATGCTGATATTAGCGACAACCACGCTACTGTTTTCTGCCGGTGAAGGCGTTGTGGTTGCAGGTGCTGTCGCCTTATCCTTATTGGTAAAGATGACGATGTTGTTGTTGATCTCTTTATACGTAAGCTTCGTTCCGGCAAGTATATCGGCCAGTATATCGCCAATTGCCGCGTTTTTATAATGGCGGGCGGTAGTGCTGCAGCCTTGCAATTCGGCGGAATTGTAGGCAAATTTTACCTGCGATAGTTTCTCTATCTTTTCCAGCGAGGCTTGCAGTTTCTCTTTCTCTATCTTGATACTGATATGCGACGCAGCAAGCTGACTATGAGCAGTCTTAGCAAAAAGCAACCCGGTAAAAGTGAACGAGATAACGATTACTATGATTGATGACCTCATAAAAAAAACGAATGATCGAGTTGGTTTTTTTATCATATTTGTTAGGTTTAATTGATCGGTAATATGCCGGTAGTTGGTTTAGCTTGAGACCCTTCCAATTACCAGCATGGTCATTTAACTAATACCCGTGCAACGGCCCGGGTATTTTTTTTTTCAGGGTATGATTAGTGCAATACCACCTCCTTTCCTTTTATGCTATAATTGAGCCGGTAGATGGCTTTGATAATTTCGAGCACCTGCGTCATATCATCGGCAGATGAAAAGTGAATGGTAACCACCACATCCTTCATTTGCCGACGGTTGTAATTGAGCCTGACGTTGTAACTATTTTCAATGTTCAGCACCAGGTCTTCAAAAGGCACATCATATAAGTTTACCTCGCGGTTGCGCCAGGCGGCTACCTTGGCAGCGTTTACCGTTCTGGTGTCGTATTTTTTTTGCTGCTGGTGATAGATCAGTTCTTTATTGGGTTGCAGCAGGCCGAAGCTTTTGGTCTTATCGCCAACCGCTACCAAACCGGTTACCACGGTAACCCGCACATCATTCAACTTTTTATAGTACTTAATGTTAAAGCTGGTACCCAATACCTGGGTATGCAGGTTGCCATAGTGTACTATGAAAGGATGCTGCTCATCATGCTTAATCTGGAAAAAAGCCTCACCGTTAAGCAGTTGTACTTCTCTTTGCTTTGAAAATTTAGACGGATAGCTGATGGTCGATCCCGAGTTAAGCCACACGGTTGAGCCATCTGGCAAACTAATGGTAGCCATATGCCCGTTTTGCGCAGAAGCCGTTAGCACTTTGCCTGAACTATATAAACTATTGATGAAGAACCAAGCCCCAACACATATCAGTAACACCGAAGCCGCTACAGCATACCTGATTTTTGCGGCAGAGAAAAACCTGGGGCGATAACCTATCTGCTCATGAATATTGTTGAGCATTTCCAGCTCAATAGCCTCCATAGCTTGCTCATTGTGCAGATGTGCATCACTATCCAGATCATAGCGTTTCGGCCCGGTTCTTCTAAACATATTAATAAAGACTGTAGCGGTTTATATGTGCTTATACACCGCTACCCCGCACAGGTACTAGCCGGGAAGCAAAAAATTTTATACCGGATTGCCACTCGGGCTGTGATGCCAAAATGCTTTAATACTTGGCCAAATGCCTTTCCAAATCGCTTTTTAAAAATTGGTCAATTGCAGAAACCAATTATATCAACCCAAATCTGCCTGGGGTTGACAAATGCTTATTAGACGAAGACATGCAGACCGAACAGGATTTGATCGCAAAAATTAAAAGTGGCGACATTAAAGCCTTTGATGAATTTTACCGCAGAAACTGGAGATTGCTCTATCACATGGCCTACCAGGCCACCCGGTCATCCGCAGATGCCAAAGACCTGGTGCAAACCGTATTTATTAATTTCTGGGGCATCAGAGAAACATTGAGCGTGGAGCGCTATCATGCCTCCTACCTCACAATCGCTATAAAAAATGCTATTGCCAACTTCTTTAAAAAAGATGCATCCAGAAGAAAAACATTGGAACAGGTACTTACCGAGATCGGTAAAAAACCAACACCGGAAAACCCGGTTGAAGACCGCCTGATTGCCAAGCAAACCGCTATAACTCTTGACCAGCATATTCATTTGCTACCTGAAAAAATGCAGCAGGTATTTATTTTATCGCGCCAGCAGTACCTCTCTGTAAATGAGATCTCAGCGCTCTTAAATATTAGTCCGCAAACGGTTAAAAATCAGCTTACCAACGCACTCAAAATCTTACGGACTAAAATGGAGGCAGCTTAGCTTTTCAACAATTTCAATCAAAAAAAATCCCCGGAGTAATTACTCCGGGGATTTTTTTTGATGCTGATATTAATAGATCGCCCTATCATTAAAAAAAGACGTCATTGCTTCGTTCTTAGCAATGACGTCTTAATTATATAGCTCCGTTACTTAGTTTGGTAAAACAATACACGGTCTATTACATGTATCATGCCATTTGTT
This region of Mucilaginibacter yixingensis genomic DNA includes:
- a CDS encoding TonB-dependent receptor; amino-acid sequence: MRSSIIVIVISFTFTGLLFAKTAHSQLAASHISIKIEKEKLQASLEKIEKLSQVKFAYNSAELQGCSTTARHYKNAAIGDILADILAGTKLTYKEINNNIVIFTNKDKATAPATTTPSPAENSSVVVANISIKGTVIDAAGPIPGATVTVAGTKKVTATDINGNFTLTDVDPNATLVISSVGYTPQSIKLNGQTTIRITLSQELKSLNEIVVVGYGTQKRSDITGSIASVSSQALKDVPSANLVQALQGQAAGVDIQKSGGNSHPGAVPSITIRGTRSKQASNDPLVVVDGIPFTGSLQDINVDDINSVEVLKDASSTAIYGSRGANGVVLVTTKRGKSGDPVVTYSGYAGFSKVLRQYNVMNAEQYTQLKKWAFYNAAAAKPLYTSPDDPRIITEGAFGAQEQASLKMGRSTNWQDLIYKNGFQTDHQLGVSGGTDKTQYDIAAGYYDETGIYPGQSFARYSLKLSVDQKLGKYIKIGLSSLNNLSYINGENANPLGQALRASPLATPYDDVTGVLVGYVDGSAKQVWNPLANFVPGASVETRKRLGSFNSAYLEAKLAPGLTYRFNGGAEVRTETYGNFYAAATYNNQGSQSTANNKNSYLYNYTLENILNYEHTFARDHHINFTGLYSLQENQNQSTSFSYNNLLSDGVQYFNPAVGSNLTGTGSYAKYDLISYMGRLNYGYKDKYLLTLTARSDGSSKLTPGRNYHFFPSAAFAWNVMQEEFMKNNNILSNLKLRFSFGDVGNAAIDPYQTQGGLSTVTYNYGGKNTIGAYPSNVPNNGLDWEYTRTLNVGVDFGILRDRITGSIDAYHEYTRNLLLPESLPPTSGIPNTVLTNVGRSENVGLEININSNNITPGNNQGFSWSTNLNINFNRGKLTALANGTTVDINNNLFVGSPISAIYDYKKMGIWQNTPADTALAKKYGLTLTGGQSVIGTIRVADLNGDGKLDANDRMIVGSEQPLFSGGITNRFGYKGFDLTVVAAYRVGGTLTSAIYQSGSFLNTLQGNYNNLAIDYWTPYNHQNYWPKPTNAFTNTPYSSLLSYFSGTYLKIRSISLGYNVPKKWLTGIGGHSLKVYATVQNPFILFSPYVNNFNGIDPESSGKLAEDTPAKYSFLFGLNLTL
- a CDS encoding FecR family protein, translating into MFRRTGPKRYDLDSDAHLHNEQAMEAIELEMLNNIHEQIGYRPRFFSAAKIRYAVAASVLLICVGAWFFINSLYSSGKVLTASAQNGHMATISLPDGSTVWLNSGSTISYPSKFSKQREVQLLNGEAFFQIKHDEQHPFIVHYGNLHTQVLGTSFNIKYYKKLNDVRVTVVTGLVAVGDKTKSFGLLQPNKELIYHQQQKKYDTRTVNAAKVAAWRNREVNLYDVPFEDLVLNIENSYNVRLNYNRRQMKDVVVTIHFSSADDMTQVLEIIKAIYRLNYSIKGKEVVLH
- a CDS encoding RNA polymerase sigma factor, which produces MQTEQDLIAKIKSGDIKAFDEFYRRNWRLLYHMAYQATRSSADAKDLVQTVFINFWGIRETLSVERYHASYLTIAIKNAIANFFKKDASRRKTLEQVLTEIGKKPTPENPVEDRLIAKQTAITLDQHIHLLPEKMQQVFILSRQQYLSVNEISALLNISPQTVKNQLTNALKILRTKMEAA